A genomic region of Candidatus Edwardsbacteria bacterium RifOxyA12_full_54_48 contains the following coding sequences:
- a CDS encoding NADH dehydrogenase, which translates to MDILKIFLYLLVYPGLLFLFLYSTFVEWVDRKLYAKFQNRMGPMHTGSHGILQPIADFVKLMAKEDIVPKEADKKLFNAVPILALTSVLTAGLLLPVWHFSPTFQSATSFQGDIIVIAYLLSLPSFAYFLAGWASASMYAAIGGVRVLTLLFAYEVPMFLAILSPAVMAGSWRMAEIAAYYQANPWHLLINIFAFAVAVITLQAKLERVPFDIPHAETEVVGGAFTEYSGRKLAMFRLLADIQMVVGAGMIAALFMGGFPGGLIPGFIWFIVKTLIVVFILSAMRAVTARLRIDQMISFSWKWLAPLALLQLVIVIFLKGYLQ; encoded by the coding sequence ATGGATATATTGAAAATATTTCTCTATCTGCTGGTCTATCCTGGCCTGCTGTTCCTGTTCTTATATTCCACTTTCGTGGAGTGGGTGGACCGGAAATTATACGCCAAGTTTCAGAACCGGATGGGCCCCATGCATACCGGGAGCCACGGCATCCTGCAGCCCATCGCCGACTTCGTCAAGCTGATGGCCAAGGAGGATATCGTTCCCAAGGAGGCCGATAAAAAGCTGTTCAATGCCGTTCCCATACTGGCCCTGACCTCGGTGCTGACCGCCGGGCTGCTGCTGCCGGTGTGGCATTTCAGCCCTACCTTCCAGTCGGCCACCTCTTTCCAGGGGGATATCATCGTCATTGCCTACCTGCTGTCGCTTCCCAGCTTCGCCTATTTTCTGGCCGGCTGGGCCTCGGCCAGCATGTACGCCGCCATCGGCGGGGTCCGGGTGCTGACCTTGTTGTTCGCCTACGAAGTACCGATGTTCCTGGCCATCCTGTCCCCGGCGGTGATGGCCGGCAGCTGGAGAATGGCTGAGATCGCCGCCTACTATCAGGCCAATCCCTGGCATCTGCTGATCAACATCTTCGCCTTCGCCGTGGCGGTGATCACCTTGCAGGCCAAACTGGAGAGGGTGCCGTTCGACATCCCTCATGCCGAGACCGAGGTGGTGGGCGGCGCCTTTACCGAATATTCCGGCCGCAAACTGGCCATGTTCCGTCTGCTGGCCGACATCCAGATGGTGGTGGGCGCAGGCATGATCGCCGCCCTGTTCATGGGCGGCTTCCCGGGAGGGCTGATCCCCGGGTTCATCTGGTTCATTGTCAAGACCTTGATCGTGGTCTTCATCTTGTCCGCCATGCGAGCGGTGACCGCCCGGCTCCGGATCGACCAGATGATTTCCTTCAGCTGGAAATGGCTGGCCCCGCTGGCCCTGCTGCAGCTGGTAATCGTAATATTCTTGAAGGGGTATCTGCAATGA
- a CDS encoding hydrogenase maturation peptidase HycI — translation MEWTDPVASAVETSVRLMIFGIGNEMMGDDAAGSLVARELRMMLQDCDHESFAQVLVAGTNPENFSGLVRNTKPDLVIFIDAADMGRPVGEVAFLNHKDMHSMMHSTHTMPLSFLGDYLEKITGARIIALGIQAGQIQLEVPMSRPVAESVKTISHFLHRAILDKMKAPPEGRP, via the coding sequence ATGGAATGGACCGATCCGGTGGCTTCGGCCGTCGAAACTTCCGTCAGGCTGATGATCTTCGGCATCGGCAACGAGATGATGGGCGACGATGCCGCCGGCTCGCTGGTGGCCCGGGAACTGCGGATGATGCTACAGGACTGCGATCACGAAAGTTTTGCCCAAGTGCTGGTGGCCGGGACCAATCCCGAGAATTTTTCCGGCCTGGTCAGGAACACAAAACCCGATCTGGTGATATTCATAGATGCCGCCGATATGGGGCGGCCGGTGGGGGAGGTGGCCTTTCTGAACCATAAGGATATGCACTCCATGATGCACTCCACCCATACCATGCCGCTGTCTTTTTTGGGCGACTATCTGGAGAAGATAACCGGGGCCAGGATCATCGCCCTGGGCATCCAGGCCGGGCAGATCCAGCTGGAAGTGCCCATGAGCCGGCCGGTGGCAGAGAGCGTCAAAACCATCTCCCACTTTCTGCATCGGGCCATCCTGGATAAGATGAAGGCCCCGCCGGAAGGCCGCCCCTGA
- a CDS encoding NADH-quinone oxidoreductase subunit B has product MALEKLVKWSRVSSPWLLHFNSGACNGCDIETLAALMPRFDLERFGALLKSTPRHADVLVCTGAVTRQQAARLKRIYEQMAEPKFVVAVGACACSGNVFRGCYSVLEGVDQVIPVNAYIPGCAAKPDAIIDGVAKLLGALKNG; this is encoded by the coding sequence ATGGCTTTAGAAAAACTGGTCAAATGGTCCCGGGTGTCATCTCCCTGGCTGCTCCATTTCAACAGCGGAGCCTGCAACGGATGCGACATCGAAACCCTGGCCGCCCTGATGCCCCGGTTCGATCTGGAGCGCTTCGGGGCGCTGCTTAAATCCACCCCCCGCCACGCCGACGTGCTGGTATGCACCGGAGCGGTGACCAGGCAGCAGGCCGCCCGCTTGAAGAGGATCTACGAGCAGATGGCCGAGCCCAAGTTTGTGGTGGCGGTGGGCGCCTGCGCCTGCTCCGGAAACGTTTTCCGGGGTTGTTACAGCGTGCTGGAGGGGGTCGACCAGGTGATCCCGGTCAATGCCTATATCCCCGGCTGCGCGGCCAAGCCCGATGCCATCATCGACGGGGTGGCCAAGCTGCTGGGCGCTTTGAAGAACGGCTGA
- a CDS encoding NADH dehydrogenase, producing MSTFILPVGPQHPALKEPTSFRFLVDGETVVDADLRLGYNHRGIEKGCEERTYIQDLFLLERVCGICSNVHMTVFAQGVEKLMGIEPPKRGLFIRCLMGELERVHSHLLWLGVAGHEVGFDTFFMYTWRDREIVEDILEMISGNRVNYGMQTFGGVRRDLDEMQIKKVLDGIAALKARTPYYLNIGATEPTLVARIAGVGLLPKAKALELNAAGPTTRASGVDFDVRQDDPYAGFGEHIPFNIVTDEGGDVLARVVVRAKELMESYNICEYILNNLPAGDIRVKAPRKVPEGEVVSRAEAQRGECIHYIRSNGTDKPDRVKVRAPTLANWPATLYMLRGGYVADIPIVMAAIDPCLSCTDRMAIITDPKGNQKVWNWETLRQYGIDFYRKRGIKL from the coding sequence ATGAGCACATTTATATTACCAGTAGGCCCGCAGCATCCGGCTTTAAAAGAGCCCACTTCATTCCGCTTCCTGGTGGATGGCGAGACGGTGGTCGATGCCGATCTCCGCTTGGGCTATAACCACCGGGGCATAGAGAAGGGCTGCGAAGAGCGGACGTATATCCAGGACCTTTTCCTGCTGGAAAGGGTCTGCGGCATCTGCTCCAACGTCCACATGACCGTCTTCGCCCAGGGGGTGGAGAAATTGATGGGCATCGAGCCGCCCAAACGGGGGCTGTTCATCCGCTGTCTGATGGGCGAGCTGGAGCGGGTCCATTCCCATCTTTTATGGCTGGGGGTGGCCGGGCACGAGGTGGGCTTCGACACTTTCTTCATGTACACCTGGCGGGACCGCGAGATCGTTGAGGACATCCTGGAGATGATCTCGGGCAACCGGGTCAACTACGGCATGCAGACCTTCGGCGGGGTGCGCCGGGACCTGGACGAGATGCAGATCAAGAAGGTCCTGGACGGCATCGCCGCCCTCAAGGCCCGGACCCCGTATTATCTGAACATCGGCGCCACCGAGCCGACGTTGGTGGCCAGGATCGCCGGGGTAGGCCTATTGCCCAAGGCCAAGGCTCTGGAGCTTAACGCCGCCGGACCTACCACCCGGGCTTCCGGGGTCGATTTCGACGTCCGCCAGGATGATCCCTATGCCGGTTTCGGTGAGCATATTCCCTTCAATATCGTCACCGACGAGGGCGGGGATGTGCTGGCCAGGGTGGTGGTTCGGGCCAAGGAACTGATGGAATCTTACAATATCTGCGAATACATCCTCAATAACCTTCCGGCGGGAGATATTCGGGTCAAGGCCCCCCGCAAGGTTCCCGAGGGCGAGGTGGTCAGCCGGGCCGAGGCCCAGCGGGGCGAGTGCATTCACTATATCCGCTCCAACGGCACCGACAAGCCGGATCGGGTGAAGGTCAGGGCCCCCACCCTGGCCAACTGGCCGGCCACCCTGTACATGCTTCGGGGCGGCTATGTGGCCGATATCCCCATCGTGATGGCGGCCATCGATCCCTGCCTGTCATGCACCGACCGGATGGCCATCATCACCGACCCCAAGGGCAACCAGAAGGTCTGGAACTGGGAGACCCTGCGCCAGTACGGGATAGATTTCTACCGCAAACGCGGAATCAAGCTATAA